In Candidatus Delongbacteria bacterium, a single window of DNA contains:
- a CDS encoding tetratricopeptide repeat protein, which translates to MYEEIEQNHQSNTTDKVDLLISKALELRGSDTNTGLKFAFKAKEIASKIFYRAGYALSCNSIGSLLYIKGFNGKAQEYYYEALEVFDGLGDEFSVGKVLNNIALIHESNFEYDLALSSLSESMKRFRIQDSKTHIAISYLNMANIFRKQKDYNKAKDFYKKSINLFEEYDRNNVNLFVGFRNLGLIYLNEGNYSESRKLLFLSLESLENSLSLDELAKTLLACSKFYLYTGNLSFALDFGLNSLNVSEKIKSHKNEMKVYKHLAAVFEKQNDFEKAYKAIYNYQQIYERLNFEKQKTLISKNAANYDKLKQEKEALLAMSVTVNHELNQPLTTINGYKDMLFENLKKKDSLDSSEVLYFRKISESLEKINAILSRYSKISEYTIDKYIDKSKLVVLKEDQ; encoded by the coding sequence ATGTATGAAGAAATAGAACAAAACCATCAAAGTAATACTACCGACAAAGTAGATCTTTTAATTTCTAAGGCTTTGGAATTGAGAGGCTCTGACACTAATACTGGATTAAAATTTGCCTTTAAAGCTAAGGAGATTGCATCTAAAATATTTTATAGGGCGGGGTACGCATTATCATGCAATTCTATAGGAAGCCTACTTTATATCAAAGGATTTAATGGAAAAGCTCAAGAATATTATTACGAAGCTTTAGAAGTTTTTGATGGTCTCGGGGATGAATTTTCTGTGGGTAAAGTCTTAAACAATATTGCTCTTATACATGAAAGTAATTTTGAGTATGACCTTGCATTAAGCTCTCTGTCTGAAAGTATGAAAAGATTTCGAATTCAAGATTCAAAAACACATATTGCGATCTCTTATTTGAACATGGCCAATATTTTTCGTAAGCAGAAAGATTATAACAAGGCAAAAGATTTTTATAAAAAATCAATTAATCTATTTGAAGAATACGATAGAAACAATGTTAATCTATTTGTAGGGTTTCGAAACTTGGGTCTCATATATCTAAACGAAGGAAATTACTCTGAATCAAGAAAACTTCTCTTTTTATCTTTAGAATCTTTAGAAAATAGCTTAAGCTTAGATGAGCTTGCAAAAACATTGTTAGCTTGTTCAAAATTTTATCTATATACTGGAAATTTATCATTTGCTTTGGATTTTGGATTAAATTCTTTGAATGTTTCGGAAAAAATCAAATCTCACAAAAATGAAATGAAAGTTTACAAACATTTAGCAGCTGTATTTGAAAAACAAAATGATTTTGAAAAAGCTTATAAAGCAATTTATAATTATCAACAAATTTATGAAAGATTAAACTTTGAAAAGCAAAAAACTCTAATCAGTAAAAATGCTGCAAATTATGATAAGTTAAAGCAAGAAAAAGAAGCTTTGCTAGCGATGTCTGTAACTGTAAATCACGAGTTAAATCAGCCATTGACTACAATAAATGGATACAAAGACATGCTTTTTGAAAACTTAAAGAAAAAAGATTCTCTTGATAGTTCAGAGGTCTTGTATTTTAGAAAAATTAGTGAAAGTTTAGAAAAGATAAATGCCATATTGTCTAGATACTCAAAAATTTCAGAATATACAATCGACAAATATATTGACAAATCCAAGTTAGTAGTACTAAAAGAAGATCAATAG
- a CDS encoding ATP-binding protein, which yields MKFNFHVEEGNFIKAGQAAAEIKKILKQLNLNNSLIRRVVISMYEAEVNVVAHAKDGDIEVDIQPNGVSIIVKDRGPGILDVKKAMEEGFSTASAKVREMGFGAGMGLPNIKKNSDILEIDTTPGEGTVLKIVINF from the coding sequence ATGAAATTTAATTTTCATGTGGAAGAAGGTAATTTTATAAAAGCCGGTCAAGCTGCGGCAGAAATAAAAAAGATTCTAAAACAACTTAATCTCAACAATTCCCTTATTAGAAGAGTTGTAATATCGATGTATGAGGCAGAAGTTAATGTTGTTGCACATGCTAAAGACGGAGATATTGAGGTTGATATCCAACCGAATGGGGTTTCTATCATTGTTAAAGACAGAGGCCCTGGAATTCTTGATGTAAAAAAAGCCATGGAAGAAGGTTTTTCTACCGCTAGTGCAAAAGTTAGAGAAATGGGATTTGGTGCTGGAATGGGTCTTCCAAACATAAAAAAGAATTCAGATATATTAGAGATAGACACTACACCGGGTGAAGGTACTGTATTAAAAATTGTGATAAACTTCTAG
- a CDS encoding NTP transferase domain-containing protein, whose product MLKVDLLILSAGYGKRLIPISEYVPKPLIKIAGVPNLFRIIENLQNYVNHIFINTHHLHDQIYSVLTKKFPKINIIHEDNILGTGGAIKNVIDKSDSDLLIVYNCDVSTDLDVIDLLDFHISNKNDVSLAVQSRKSSRPILFNTDMHFLGRKTLLTEGREFGFCGIHVVSKVKLLNNPIDEFSIIDFYCKIKDDIKITGFNIHHNFWIDIGTLRDLEYTENLMQKKACQYV is encoded by the coding sequence ATGCTAAAAGTAGACCTATTGATCCTTTCTGCTGGATATGGAAAGAGACTGATCCCCATTTCGGAATATGTCCCAAAACCATTAATAAAAATAGCTGGTGTTCCGAATCTATTTCGCATAATTGAAAACCTTCAAAATTATGTTAACCATATTTTTATAAATACGCATCATTTACACGACCAGATCTACTCAGTATTAACAAAGAAATTCCCTAAAATAAATATTATCCATGAGGATAATATTTTAGGTACTGGTGGGGCTATTAAAAATGTTATAGACAAATCAGATAGTGACCTTCTTATTGTTTATAATTGTGATGTATCCACAGATCTTGATGTAATTGATCTATTGGATTTTCATATAAGTAATAAAAACGACGTATCTTTGGCTGTCCAGAGTAGAAAATCTTCCAGACCAATTCTTTTTAACACAGATATGCATTTTTTGGGAAGAAAAACTTTGCTAACAGAAGGTAGAGAATTCGGATTTTGTGGTATCCATGTTGTCAGTAAAGTAAAATTATTAAATAATCCTATAGATGAATTCTCTATAATTGATTTCTATTGTAAAATAAAAGATGATATAAAAATTACAGGGTTTAATATTCATCACAATTTTTGGATTGATATTGGAACTTTGAGAGATCTGGAGTATACAGAAAATCTTATGCAAAAAAAGGCATGCCAATATGTATGA
- a CDS encoding glutamate mutase L, producing the protein MSKEVTTIIATDCGSTTTKAILIEKVGDEYRQLVRGEAPTTVEAPFEDVTRGVLNAIMELEELATQYYARDEMKSSKYYNKPRKFVEKGQILRPKRDNNGVEEGCDIYISTSSAGGGLQMMVFGVVKAMTAESAQRAALGAGAIVMDTLSINDGRLPHEKIERIRSLRPDMILIAGETDSAKPKHVISMSELVKSARPTPRLGIGFQLPVIYAGNKRAQNEILEILNDSTALSIVDNLRPELERENLRPASDKIHDLFMEHVMQQAPGYDKLMTWTDAPIMPTPGAVGLIIQKIGERDDINVVGVDIGGATTDVFSVFKLEAQDGTKVQKFNRTVSANLGMSYSISNVLLEAGIDNIMRWVPFETDEHELRNRIGNKMIRPTTIPQTKEDLDIEQAICREALRLSFIQHKDFAVGLKGVQQQKGIAEAFDDASSSDTIVKMRDLNLIVGSGGVLSHAPLRSQSAHMMLDAFLPEGITNLAVDSIFMMPQLGVLSDVDRPGCAQAATEVFDKDCLIHLAATICPVGLAKEGKDVVRVKADLPNGTKLDQWFKANEVIRFDFERGIEVDFEIEPAKGFDVGAGKNKKVVTKLSGGVVGLIIDTRGRPFNFSKDFKGRVEMLDKWNISKTYVPKSNKDGV; encoded by the coding sequence ATGTCAAAAGAAGTTACAACAATTATAGCTACGGATTGTGGTTCCACCACTACTAAGGCTATTCTTATTGAGAAAGTTGGAGACGAATACAGACAATTGGTAAGAGGAGAAGCTCCTACCACAGTTGAAGCACCTTTTGAAGATGTTACAAGAGGTGTATTAAACGCTATTATGGAGCTTGAAGAACTAGCTACACAATACTATGCCAGAGATGAAATGAAAAGTTCTAAGTATTATAATAAACCAAGAAAATTTGTTGAAAAAGGACAGATACTAAGACCAAAAAGAGATAATAATGGAGTTGAAGAGGGATGTGATATTTACATTTCTACTTCATCTGCAGGAGGTGGTCTTCAGATGATGGTATTTGGAGTAGTTAAGGCAATGACTGCTGAATCTGCACAAAGAGCTGCTCTTGGGGCAGGAGCCATTGTAATGGACACTCTTTCTATCAATGACGGAAGATTACCGCACGAAAAAATCGAAAGAATACGTTCCTTAAGACCAGATATGATTCTGATAGCTGGAGAAACAGATAGTGCTAAACCAAAACATGTAATTAGTATGTCTGAGTTAGTAAAATCAGCAAGACCAACTCCAAGACTTGGAATTGGTTTTCAATTACCAGTTATTTATGCAGGGAACAAGAGAGCTCAAAATGAGATTCTTGAAATTTTAAATGATAGTACAGCTTTAAGTATTGTTGATAATCTTCGACCAGAATTGGAAAGAGAAAATTTAAGACCCGCTTCCGATAAAATCCATGATCTATTCATGGAACACGTAATGCAGCAAGCTCCTGGTTATGACAAGCTTATGACCTGGACTGATGCTCCTATCATGCCTACACCAGGTGCAGTTGGTCTAATAATCCAAAAAATTGGTGAAAGAGACGATATCAACGTAGTAGGTGTTGATATTGGAGGAGCTACTACTGACGTTTTCTCAGTTTTCAAACTTGAAGCTCAGGACGGCACAAAAGTTCAAAAATTCAATAGAACAGTGAGTGCAAATCTTGGTATGTCATATTCAATTTCAAATGTATTACTGGAAGCTGGAATTGATAATATTATGAGATGGGTACCTTTTGAAACCGATGAACATGAGTTGAGAAATCGTATTGGAAATAAAATGATCAGACCAACTACAATTCCTCAAACAAAAGAAGATCTTGACATTGAACAGGCAATCTGTAGAGAAGCATTGAGATTATCTTTTATTCAACATAAGGATTTTGCTGTAGGTCTAAAAGGTGTGCAACAGCAAAAAGGTATAGCCGAAGCTTTTGATGATGCATCATCTTCAGACACAATTGTAAAAATGAGAGATCTTAACTTAATCGTTGGTTCTGGAGGAGTATTATCCCACGCTCCTTTGAGAAGTCAATCTGCACATATGATGCTTGATGCATTCTTACCTGAGGGAATTACTAATCTTGCAGTAGATTCAATCTTTATGATGCCACAGCTTGGAGTTTTAAGTGATGTTGACAGACCTGGCTGTGCTCAAGCTGCAACTGAAGTATTTGACAAAGATTGTCTTATTCATTTAGCTGCAACTATATGCCCTGTTGGATTAGCTAAAGAAGGAAAAGATGTTGTTAGAGTTAAAGCAGACCTTCCAAATGGAACAAAACTTGACCAGTGGTTCAAAGCCAATGAAGTTATAAGATTTGATTTTGAAAGAGGAATAGAAGTTGATTTTGAAATAGAACCTGCTAAAGGTTTTGATGTTGGAGCTGGCAAAAACAAGAAAGTTGTAACAAAACTTAGCGGTGGAGTAGTTGGACTTATTATAGATACCAGAGGCAGACCATTTAACTTCTCAAAAGATTTTAAAGGTAGAGTGGAAATGCTGGACAAATGGAATATTAGTAAGACATATGTTCCAAAATCAAACAAAGATGGTGTTTAA
- a CDS encoding putative sulfate exporter family transporter, with product MVNIIMLIICLIPIVSPVVSLVVGIVFGITGLRYDKMKKYTSSALQISIVLMGFGMNLSQVVSAFKSGVVETAISVASVMTIGIILGKILKVEKNISILISAGTAICGGSAIAAITPILKSKNYQNSFALIVVFVLNAIALLLFPQIGHYLNLSQNVFGNWVAIAIHDTSSVVGAGAIYGNEALQIATTVKLIRALWIIPLSLIIAYFVKSSEKKLKFPWFILYFALAIIISNLISFPTNIYLTLSWFGRRGMVVALFLIGSSITINEIKNSGAKSFLHGIILWILTSIVSLMILI from the coding sequence ATGGTTAATATCATAATGTTAATTATTTGCCTTATTCCAATTGTGTCTCCAGTGGTTTCTCTAGTGGTTGGAATAGTTTTTGGTATTACAGGATTAAGATATGATAAGATGAAAAAATACACTTCAAGTGCTTTGCAAATTTCAATTGTTTTAATGGGGTTTGGTATGAATCTTAGTCAAGTGGTTTCAGCATTCAAATCAGGAGTAGTTGAAACAGCCATTTCAGTTGCATCTGTTATGACAATCGGGATCATACTTGGAAAAATTCTAAAGGTTGAAAAAAATATTTCTATACTCATATCTGCTGGAACAGCTATTTGTGGAGGAAGTGCTATTGCGGCGATAACGCCAATATTGAAATCAAAAAATTATCAAAATTCTTTTGCATTGATAGTTGTATTTGTTCTTAACGCTATCGCTCTGTTGTTGTTTCCACAGATAGGGCATTATTTGAATTTATCTCAAAATGTTTTTGGAAACTGGGTGGCAATTGCGATCCATGATACCAGTTCTGTTGTTGGTGCTGGAGCTATTTATGGTAACGAGGCTCTGCAAATTGCCACGACAGTTAAATTGATTAGAGCCTTGTGGATAATTCCACTATCTTTAATAATTGCATATTTTGTTAAAAGTTCAGAAAAGAAGTTAAAATTTCCTTGGTTTATTTTATATTTTGCCTTGGCTATAATTATTTCAAATCTTATATCTTTTCCTACTAACATTTATTTAACTTTGAGTTGGTTTGGAAGAAGAGGGATGGTTGTAGCTTTATTTCTCATAGGGTCAAGTATAACAATAAATGAGATCAAAAATTCTGGAGCGAAGAGTTTTTTACATGGAATAATATTGTGGATTTTAACATCAATAGTTTCTCTAATGATTCTAATCTAA
- a CDS encoding LysR family transcriptional regulator yields the protein MDYRDKVFLQVAENKSFSKAAEILSISQPAVSKHIKEIEFRYNTVLFERKGNKVHLTESGKIAYKLIKDISLKYRELEYLIGINGDRCEGELIIGASSTISQYIVPEVIASFYKKHPNLKVSLINGNSREIEIMLGENEIDLALVENESSKSDLRYIKFLDDELNVITAKNSSFSQYTAVKVEDLIEMPIVLRESGSGTLEVLRKAFKRKEVSIDDLKKVIYLGSSESIKNFLNSFDGVTIISRRAVLSELESGRFVSLKTEDISFRRKLRIVLRRGLDSQIVELFVDFLLHYNFKL from the coding sequence ATGGATTATAGAGATAAGGTGTTCCTTCAAGTCGCTGAAAATAAAAGCTTTTCCAAAGCAGCAGAAATCCTATCGATAAGTCAACCTGCAGTTTCAAAGCATATCAAAGAGATAGAGTTTAGATACAATACGGTTTTATTTGAGAGAAAAGGGAATAAGGTTCATTTAACAGAATCTGGAAAAATTGCTTATAAGTTGATAAAGGATATAAGTTTGAAGTATAGAGAACTTGAGTATCTTATTGGGATAAATGGAGATAGATGTGAGGGAGAATTGATTATTGGAGCAAGTTCTACAATTTCACAATATATAGTTCCGGAAGTAATTGCATCTTTTTATAAGAAACATCCTAATCTAAAAGTTTCTCTAATCAATGGAAATTCACGTGAGATAGAAATTATGTTGGGAGAAAATGAGATTGATTTAGCTCTTGTTGAAAATGAATCATCGAAATCTGATTTAAGATATATAAAATTTTTGGATGATGAACTGAATGTTATAACCGCTAAAAACAGTAGCTTTTCACAATATACAGCCGTTAAAGTAGAGGATCTTATTGAAATGCCAATTGTTCTTCGAGAGTCAGGATCAGGAACTTTGGAGGTTTTAAGAAAAGCATTTAAAAGAAAAGAGGTATCAATTGATGACTTAAAAAAAGTAATCTATCTAGGTAGCTCAGAATCTATAAAAAATTTTTTAAATAGTTTTGATGGAGTAACAATTATTTCAAGAAGAGCAGTTTTATCAGAACTTGAATCTGGACGATTTGTAAGTTTGAAAACTGAAGATATCTCTTTTAGAAGAAAATTGAGAATTGTTTTAAGAAGAGGTCTTGATAGCCAAATTGTAGAACTTTTTGTAGACTTTCTTTTACATTATAACTTTAAGTTATAA